The DNA region TTACCATCAAAATTCTTATTCGGATTATCACTAAATTTTCCCTTAGCTAAAGCTATCGACTGCGCAACCATATTAGCAAACAATTTTTGTGAAGATGTGCAACCATCAAGAGTTATGTCCAGCCCACTCTGACTATTCAAGAAACCTATAAACTCTATTGGGACTATATCCGTACCTTGATGTAAACACTGAAAAAATGAATGCTGACTATTAGTCCCCACCTCTCCCCAAATAATCGGGCTAGTTTTGTAACCCACACGTTCACCATCTTTAGCAATACTCTTCCCATTTGACTCCATAGTACATTGCTGTAAGTGCGCTGGGAGATATGTTAAGCCCGTTGAGTAGGGTACAATCGCAGTAGTTGGGTATTGAAGAAAATTCCTGTTCCAGATACCTAAGAGAGCTGACAGCATAGGAAGGTTTTCTTGTACTATAGGTGTGAGTGCGTGGTCATCCATAGCTGCTGCTCCTTCAAGAATAGTTTGAAACACATCGTGACCAAAAGCAAAACCTAGGACCACTCCTCCGACCATAGAAGTTGAAGAAAAACGTCCCCCAATACTCTCCCAAATATGAAAAACTTCACGATATCTGTTTGTATCATCCATAGGACTTCCTTCACAAGTAACTGCAATGAAGTGATCTTGAAACTTTAAACCCTGTTTAGAAAAGTGCTTAGCTAATAATGCTTCATTAACAGCTGTTTCTAAAGTAGTTCCTGATTTTGAAACAGTTACAACAAGAGTTTTAGCACAATTTATAGTGCGTAGAACTTCTGCTGTATTATCAGGATCTATATTAGAAATAAAATGGACAGTCTTGTTCGAACTACAAAATCCTTTAAGGGCAAAATACAAGGCTTTAGGACCTAATTCAGAACCTCCTATACCAATCTGCACTATAGTATCAAAGTGGTCTATAGTACTTAAAAACTTTCTAAGTTTCTCATTTTCTATTTTTGATTTTATAGCGATATCTTTAGCATTAGGTCCAATACCTTCCATACCTCGCACCCATACACGTGTTGCTGTATGTAAAGCGGGTCGAGATTCAGAAGGGAACCCC from Chlamydia ibidis 10-1398/6 includes:
- a CDS encoding glucose-6-phosphate isomerase; translated protein: MNKTSFWNTPSAKILRELAQQPIDLTSPAILSRERIEQFAVNRLGITLSYATEQVDDVVMSTLATLSQERDLIGQMQAMQEGQTVNYIEGFPSESRPALHTATRVWVRGMEGIGPNAKDIAIKSKIENEKLRKFLSTIDHFDTIVQIGIGGSELGPKALYFALKGFCSSNKTVHFISNIDPDNTAEVLRTINCAKTLVVTVSKSGTTLETAVNEALLAKHFSKQGLKFQDHFIAVTCEGSPMDDTNRYREVFHIWESIGGRFSSTSMVGGVVLGFAFGHDVFQTILEGAAAMDDHALTPIVQENLPMLSALLGIWNRNFLQYPTTAIVPYSTGLTYLPAHLQQCTMESNGKSIAKDGERVGYKTSPIIWGEVGTNSQHSFFQCLHQGTDIVPIEFIGFLNSQSGLDITLDGCTSSQKLFANMVAQSIALAKGKFSDNPNKNFDGNRPSSLLVAKQLDPYTLGLLLAFYEHKIVFQGFCWGINSFDQEGVTLGKEIANQVLNIMQGKITNSALPEAEALLRLFDKIT